A portion of the Pseudomonas synxantha BG33R genome contains these proteins:
- the livH gene encoding high-affinity branched-chain amino acid ABC transporter permease LivH, producing MPEIYHFFQQLVNGLTIGSTYALIAIGYTMVYGIIGMINFAHGEVYMIGSYVAFIALAGLAMMGIHSLPLLMTAAFLASIIVTSAYGYSIERVAYRPLRGSNRLIPLISAIGMSIFLQNTVLLSQDSKDKSIPNLIPGSISFGPGGAQEVLISYMQILVFVVTLVAMLGLTLFISRSRLGRACRACAEDIKMANLLGINTNNIIALTFVIGAALAAVAAVLLSMQYGVINPNAGFLVGLKAFTAAVLGGIGSIPGAMLGGLVLGVAEAFGADIFGDQYKDVVAFGLLVLVLLFRPTGILGRPEVEKV from the coding sequence ATGCCTGAGATCTATCATTTTTTCCAACAGCTGGTTAATGGCCTGACCATTGGCAGCACCTATGCCTTGATAGCCATTGGCTACACAATGGTTTACGGCATCATTGGAATGATCAACTTCGCCCATGGCGAGGTGTACATGATTGGTTCCTATGTGGCCTTCATCGCCCTTGCCGGGCTGGCCATGATGGGGATCCACTCCCTGCCGCTGTTGATGACCGCTGCGTTCCTGGCATCGATCATCGTGACCAGTGCCTATGGCTACAGTATCGAGCGGGTTGCCTACCGTCCCTTGCGTGGCAGCAACCGTTTGATCCCGCTGATTTCCGCCATCGGCATGTCGATTTTCCTGCAGAACACCGTACTGCTGTCCCAGGACTCCAAGGACAAGTCCATTCCCAACCTGATCCCGGGGAGCATCTCCTTCGGCCCAGGTGGCGCACAAGAAGTGCTGATTTCGTACATGCAGATTCTGGTTTTCGTGGTCACCCTGGTGGCCATGCTGGGCCTGACCCTGTTCATTTCCCGCTCCCGTCTGGGGCGCGCCTGCCGGGCCTGTGCCGAAGACATCAAGATGGCCAACCTGCTGGGCATCAACACCAACAACATCATCGCCCTGACCTTCGTCATTGGTGCTGCGCTGGCGGCCGTGGCGGCCGTGTTGCTGAGCATGCAATACGGCGTGATCAACCCCAACGCCGGTTTCCTGGTGGGCCTCAAGGCCTTTACCGCAGCGGTATTGGGCGGCATCGGCAGCATTCCGGGCGCCATGCTCGGCGGGCTGGTGCTGGGTGTGGCCGAAGCCTTTGGCGCCGATATCTTCGGCGACCAGTACAAGGACGTCGTAGCGTTCGGCCTGTTGGTTCTGGTGCTGTTGTTCCGTCCGACCGGCATCCTGGGCCGTCCGGAGGTTGAGAAAGTATGA